The following proteins are co-located in the Bactrocera dorsalis isolate Fly_Bdor unplaced genomic scaffold, ASM2337382v1 BdCtg077, whole genome shotgun sequence genome:
- the LOC105224808 gene encoding rab GTPase-activating protein 1-like isoform X4, producing the protein MDDNLSTKSSESSLTTSGEYEIVSDSNITTPIDQQHLSENGTLLIIPTNNKSPTLNLANNRNIADLQHAMTDALREIDLNSDTSSTVSDIDQGCTIFSGVTYLGAANINAPKSEIDIYRIMNELNSNSESVGLKISVSIPNCSDGLVVLHDAETNSVIATYEIQSIILYFRGPVETPENGCFAFTWLHGDALFQCHVFRCHIPEAVNQVSACFQKAFRTYPPSMTCSLTSAIDSNMMNSVTSDVSGNPLNTAGYEFIVSLEIREKVAKNSFSAVPRDRNCFKLRANIDKEVIITVKQTPSNILQPLFIERCFGVLLSPGKLVRQGDMQLIDMVNMSYQSPTNTAGGGNANAATTVGVGAGDNTGGSGAPPLCLYPYVIRAEWKANEAAFEQLNVEASKNFLTVAVDIVVRGIRDPVRFVIETPVVIQSASEIRIMDHFISKRPMTLRFYLQLERTTDEFSWKVNSIDPSEEINEPQQPSSLLKFGMNNLSRIVRSSSIVSIEDDCPTDYSSDGDEPLLSGTGEVSKDCSQDKLDEWDPILKEWDSEKRPKNLAALVRLGIPEALREKIWQKLANVEGQTEMLDMYKILITKETKCETVIQRDIHRTFPAHKCFKESGGSGQDSLFKVSKAYAVYDSEVGYCQGLSFIAASLLLHMPEEDAFCVLVALMYDYGLRDLYKQGFEVLYLRLYQLDRLIKDQLPKLHEHFAACGIETHMYASQWFLTLFTARFPLCFVFHVLDVFLLDGVPLLFQVAVTLLSICEADLRQLDFEGILKYFRVTLPKKCRSPSQARRVMKMACERKIKKLKQYEEEFQLKKQHKERLEKEAQIYENRFGEERRKLQAEIDELQKKLIEANERAIEKERKHTGIIQDYKLIIQRLENDITNLNETLGNVMNIVSKCKNCVQKMENADRSVRLPAEVSRNSGLKITQQSCNKQENEAPLGPLDPINIATQRIRELELELAQAKLAHVEAECRNQDLNHQLSATITEMHSNRNSWQPWLSKTLNSLQEKVTTRGSRDPVLPTFQSYTQHASAGASAAGSETNSPSSNQVS; encoded by the exons ATGGATGATAACCTTAGTACGAAATCTTCTGAATCCTCACTAACCACTAGTGGAGAGTATGAAATTGTTTCTGATAGCAATATTACAACACCAATAGACCAGCAGCATTTGTCAGAGAATGGTACACTTTTAATAATACCGACAAACAACAAATCACCAACACTGAATTTAGCTAATAATCGTAATATTGCTGATTTACAACATGCTATGACGGACGCTCTGCGTGAAATAGATTTAAATTCAGACACTTCTTCAACTG tttcagATATCGATCAGGGTTGCACTATATTTTCCGGTGTCACATATCTTGGAGCTGCAAACATAAATGCTCCCAAATCCGAAATCGACATATACCGAATAATGAATGAACTGAACAgtaattcggagtcagtgggtCTTAAAATATCAGTGAGCATACCGAATTGCTCCGATGGGCTGGTTGt CTTGCATGACGCTGAAACCAACTCTGTCATCGCAACCTACGAGATACAAAGCATAATTTTATACTTTCGTGGCCCTGTAGAAACTCCTGAAAATGGTTGCTTTGCATTTACTTGGTTACATGGCGATGCGCTTTTTCAATGCCATGTTTTTCGTTGCCATATCCCAGAAGCGGTTAATCAAGTCAGCG CTTGCTTTCAAAAGGCTTTTCGTACATATCCGCCAAGCATGACTTGCAGTTTGACATCTGCCATCGACAGTAATATGATGAACTCTGTGACATCTGATGTTAGTGGAAATCCGCTAAATACAGCCGGCTATGAATTTATTGTATCCCTGGAAATACGTGAAAAGGTCGCAAAGAACTCATTTTCGGCCGTACCACGCGATCGCAATTGCTTCAAGTTACGTGCTAACATTGACAAAGAAGTTATCATTACCGTGAAGCAAACACCTTCAAATATACTACAACCTCTGTTCATAGAACGCTGCTTTGGTGTACTATTAAGCCCCGGTAAATTAGTGCGTCAGGGCGATATGCAATTGATTGATATGGTAAATATGAGCTATCAGTCGCCTACCAACACTGCAGGCGGTGGTAACGCTAATGCTGCAACGACAGTCGGTGTCGGTGCCGGTGACAATACCGGTGGTTCTGGCGCCCCGCCTCTATGCCTTTATCCTTATGTTATACGCGCTGAATGGAAGGCCAATGAAGCTGCTTTCGAACAACTCAATGTTGAAGCGTCAAAGAATTTTCTGACTGTAGCGGTGGATATAGTGGTGCGTGGAATTCGCGACCCTGTACGTTTTGTTATTGAGACTCCCGTTGTAATACAATCGGCTAGTGAGATACGCATAATGGACCATTTTATATCTAAACGCCCAATGACTTTGCGCTTCTATTTACAATTAGAACGGACAACCGATGAGTTCAGTTGGAAAGTGAACTCAATTGATCCGTCTGAAGAAATCAATGAACCACAACAACCAAGTTCATTGTTGAAATTTGGAATGAACAATTTATCACGCATTGTGCGATCATCATCGATTGTATCTATAGAGGATGATTGTCCTACCGATTATAGTTCAGATGGTGATGAACCTTTATTGAGTGGTACAGGGGAGGTCTCCAAAGACTGTTCACAGGACAAACTAGATGAATGGGATCCAATATTAAAAGAATGGGATAGTGAAAAAAGACCAAAAAACTTGGCTGCTTTGGTACGTTTGGGAATACCGGAAGCTTTACGCGAAAAAATATGGCAGAAACTGGCAAATGTTGAGGGCCAAACTGAAATGCTTGACATGTATAAGATTTTAATAACCAAA GAAACCAAATGTGAAACTGTAATACAACGGGATATACATAGAACATTCCCGGCACATAAATGCTTCAAAGAGAGCGGTGGTTCtg GACAAGACTCACTTTTTAAGGTCTCAAAGGCATACGCCGTTTATGACAGTGAAGTCGGTTATTGCCAGGGCTTAAGTTTTATAGCCGCAAGTCTCTTGTTACAT ATGCCCGAGGAAGATGCATTTTGTGTATTGGTGGCTCTTATGTACGATTATGGCCTTCGTGATTTATATAAGCAAGGATTTGAAGTACTTTATTTACGACTCTACCAACTTGACCGTTTGATCAAAGATCAATTGCCTAAATTACATGAACATTTTGCAGCTTGTGGCATTGAGACACACATGTACGCTTCGCAATGGTTTCTCACACTCTTCACAGCCCGTTTCCCATTATGTTTCGTATTTCATGTACTCGACGTATTCCTGCTAGATGGCGTACCATTGCTTTTTCAGGTTGCTGTGACACTGCTATCTATTTGCGAGGCTGACTTGCGTCAACTTGATTTCGAAGGCATACTAAAATATTTCCGTGTAACATTACCGAAGAAATGCCGCAGCCCTAGTCAGGCGCGCCGTGTTATGAAAATGGCCTGTGAAcggaaaattaagaaattaaaacagTACGAGGAGGAATTCCAATTGAAAAAGCAACACAAAGAACGTCTGGAAAAAGAGGCACAAATTTACGAAAATCGTTTTGGCGAAGAGAGACGTAAATTGCAAGCGGAAATTGATGAActccaaaaaaaattgattgaggCTAATGAAAGAGcaatagaaaaagaaagaaaacacaCAGGTATCATACAGGACTATAAACTAATAATACAGCGCTTGGAAAATGACATTACCAATTTAAATGAGACGCTAGGAAATGTAATG AATATAGTATCGAAGTGTAAGAATTGTgtacaaaaaatggaaaatgccGATCGTAGTGTGAGATTGCCAGCTGAAGTGAGCAGAAATAGTGGTTTAAAAATAACGCAACAGAGTTGTAATAAGCAAGAGAACGAAGCACCACTAGGTCCACTTGATCCCATAAATATAGCAACTCAACGTATCCGTGAATTAGAACTGGAACTGGCACAAGCTAAGTTAGCACACGTCGAAGCTGAATGTCGTAATCAAGATTTGAATCATCAGCTTAGCGCCACCATTACTGAAATGCATTCTAACCGAAACAGTTGGCAACCATGGTTGTCAAAGACACTCAACTCACTGCAAGAGAAGGTAACTACACGTGGCAGTCGCGACCCAGTTTTGCCAACATTCCAATCCTACACCCAACATGCATCTGCTGGTGCATCAGCGGCTGGTAGCGAAACTAATTCACCTAGCAGTAATCAGGTATCTTGA